In Lactococcus garvieae subsp. garvieae, the following proteins share a genomic window:
- a CDS encoding PTS sugar transporter subunit IIC, with translation MKIDVQKFQEPLLKVSAWVERNTILQAIKNAFVRTIPFTVVGSFSNLIKMQLDALIKNQDIHNALLTNISNLFGYIGNATLGIVALIVVFSSAYSYAFELKRNEKNSQLNPIIATLLAFAAYFVMVPNNVNYLDPKADIVEGFSTSFFSYEGMFTALIVGLIAVALFARFTRSKFTIKMPGNVPQNVFDSFFSLIPISGVLLIFGAIRIALQSLGYVSLLQMISEVLIKPLLTVGTGLPAILIVILLQQILWFLGLHGFNIVWGVVSAFWLPIFLENVAKFAETQSFADISIAPNTMTNVYAMIGGSGATFGLIIAMLIFTKKGEKEREVAKLALIPGCFGINEPVIFGLPIVLNPLMFIPWVLVPMINAVIAYIVTSIGWVVPLVVLNSGNEPIFISTWVLGAFHISPVILTLVLVVLDIVLYAPFVILNQKQERAEQATMLSAE, from the coding sequence ATGAAAATTGATGTGCAGAAGTTTCAAGAACCATTACTAAAAGTATCTGCTTGGGTGGAGCGGAATACGATTTTACAGGCCATTAAAAATGCTTTTGTAAGGACCATACCGTTCACGGTTGTAGGATCCTTTTCTAACCTTATCAAAATGCAGCTTGATGCCCTTATTAAAAACCAAGATATTCATAACGCTTTATTGACGAATATCAGTAATTTGTTTGGTTACATCGGAAATGCGACCTTAGGCATTGTAGCACTTATTGTGGTCTTTTCTTCAGCCTATTCATATGCTTTCGAGCTGAAAAGAAATGAAAAAAACAGCCAGCTTAATCCAATCATTGCAACTTTGCTTGCCTTTGCAGCCTATTTTGTGATGGTTCCCAATAACGTTAATTATCTGGATCCTAAAGCAGATATTGTGGAAGGTTTCTCAACATCATTTTTCAGCTATGAAGGGATGTTTACTGCCCTCATCGTTGGCTTAATTGCTGTGGCTTTGTTTGCACGATTTACGCGAAGTAAATTTACAATCAAAATGCCGGGTAACGTGCCCCAAAATGTATTTGATTCTTTCTTCTCGTTAATCCCGATTAGTGGTGTACTTTTAATTTTTGGAGCTATACGGATTGCGCTACAATCATTGGGCTATGTGTCATTATTGCAAATGATTTCTGAGGTGCTCATTAAGCCTTTGTTAACAGTTGGTACAGGATTACCTGCAATTCTCATCGTTATTTTACTCCAACAAATCTTATGGTTCCTCGGTCTTCACGGTTTCAATATCGTTTGGGGTGTCGTATCAGCTTTCTGGCTCCCTATTTTCCTAGAAAATGTAGCAAAATTTGCGGAAACACAAAGTTTTGCTGACATTTCTATTGCACCAAATACAATGACCAACGTATATGCCATGATTGGTGGTTCAGGTGCTACCTTTGGTTTAATTATCGCAATGCTTATCTTTACGAAGAAAGGCGAAAAAGAACGTGAAGTGGCAAAACTCGCTTTAATTCCAGGATGTTTTGGGATAAATGAACCGGTTATCTTCGGGCTTCCTATCGTTCTTAATCCGTTAATGTTTATCCCTTGGGTCCTTGTCCCAATGATTAATGCTGTTATTGCTTACATTGTAACATCTATTGGTTGGGTTGTTCCTCTGGTCGTCTTGAACTCAGGAAATGAACCTATCTTTATCAGTACATGGGTTTTAGGCGCCTTCCATATTAGTCCGGTGATATTGACCCTTGTTTTGGTTGTATTAGACATTGTTTTATATGCACCGTTTGTAATCCTTAACCAAAAACAAGAACGTGCTGAACAAGCCACAATGCTCAGTGCAGAATAG
- a CDS encoding TIGR00266 family protein: MEYQLSSTSAFPLVHVTLQDKEEIQIESGAMVYHNSSVTLEGKMNSNGRGGIGGALKALGRSITSGESFFITKVKSSRANGQITLAPATPGAVKELTIGQEQWRLNTGAFLASDGDVHYTMERQKLSGALLGGTGGLYVMETQGSGRMLVNGYGDIVEIELDGTEEYIVDNHHVLAWSKTLDYSIEVASGTFGFKTGEGLVNKFKGRGKIMIQSRNMEAFAESIIPFLPSNG, translated from the coding sequence ATGGAATATCAATTGAGCTCGACGTCAGCTTTTCCCCTTGTACATGTGACCTTGCAAGACAAGGAAGAAATTCAGATTGAGTCGGGAGCTATGGTTTATCACAATTCTTCAGTCACACTCGAAGGAAAGATGAACAGCAATGGAAGAGGTGGTATTGGTGGCGCCTTGAAAGCCCTTGGGCGTTCAATAACGAGTGGTGAAAGCTTCTTTATCACGAAGGTCAAATCAAGCCGTGCTAATGGTCAAATCACTTTGGCTCCAGCGACTCCTGGTGCTGTAAAAGAACTTACTATTGGTCAAGAACAATGGCGTTTGAATACTGGAGCTTTCCTTGCAAGTGATGGCGATGTGCACTATACAATGGAACGACAAAAACTAAGTGGCGCTCTTCTTGGTGGAACAGGGGGTCTCTATGTTATGGAGACACAAGGGAGTGGCCGCATGTTAGTTAATGGTTATGGTGATATTGTTGAAATTGAATTAGACGGCACAGAAGAATACATCGTGGATAACCATCATGTCCTTGCATGGAGTAAAACGCTTGATTATTCAATCGAAGTCGCTTCTGGAACTTTCGGCTTTAAAACTGGTGAAGGACTTGTCAACAAATTTAAAGGCCGTGGAAAAATCATGATTCAAAGCCGTAATATGGAGGCTTTTGCTGAATCAATCATTCCTTTTTTACCAAGTAACGGCTAA
- a CDS encoding MDR family MFS transporter, producing MKEFWGLHPTIKIRLVMNFLGALCFSTVGGSMTIYYNKYMGAGVTGLLLIVSSIMVFLVGLYAGHLTDLKGRRPVMLFSTAVTAVGAALATFSNSEFYFNPWTTFFGFLIVNFGFGFFNTASQAMIVDLTTSENRRTVYSIQYWIINFAIMIGSGLSGWFFRDYLVWLLLVITLEEILSFVVVLFWIDESFDPHQEHQKKAPNIIKAYFFVAKDSIFMSYLFASVFIAMIFNQIDYYLPVHLSDSFSTTRILGLEVYGQRMLTLFLLINTLIIVLFMSKMNQLTKNWSRSTGITLGIFLQGLGFIIAFLGHNLSWEVTAAVVATLGEMILVPFSQALRADLMEGEHVGTYTGAFSVTQPVASVLSGVLVSMSAIYGNIGMAIFMGIIIFLSILPSLRAIRMHEAL from the coding sequence ATGAAAGAATTTTGGGGGCTTCATCCAACCATTAAAATTAGGTTGGTGATGAACTTTTTAGGAGCGCTTTGCTTTAGTACAGTGGGTGGCTCCATGACGATTTACTATAATAAGTATATGGGTGCGGGTGTCACAGGCCTCTTGCTTATCGTGAGTTCTATTATGGTATTTTTGGTTGGTCTTTATGCGGGACATTTGACAGATTTAAAAGGCCGTCGGCCTGTCATGCTCTTTTCAACCGCAGTTACGGCAGTTGGAGCAGCACTAGCCACCTTTTCTAACTCAGAGTTTTATTTTAACCCTTGGACAACCTTTTTCGGATTTTTAATCGTGAATTTTGGTTTTGGCTTTTTTAATACAGCCAGTCAAGCAATGATTGTTGATTTAACAACAAGTGAAAACCGGAGAACAGTCTACAGTATTCAATACTGGATTATCAATTTTGCTATTATGATTGGTTCAGGACTTTCAGGCTGGTTTTTCCGTGATTATTTGGTCTGGCTTTTGCTGGTCATCACTCTTGAAGAAATTCTGAGCTTTGTCGTTGTTTTATTTTGGATTGACGAATCTTTTGACCCACATCAAGAGCATCAAAAGAAAGCCCCAAATATTATAAAAGCTTATTTCTTTGTGGCTAAAGACAGCATCTTTATGTCTTATCTGTTTGCTTCGGTTTTTATTGCGATGATTTTTAATCAAATCGACTATTACTTGCCGGTGCATCTAAGCGACAGTTTCTCAACGACCCGAATTTTAGGTTTGGAAGTTTATGGGCAACGGATGTTAACACTTTTCCTATTGATCAATACTTTGATTATTGTACTCTTTATGAGTAAAATGAATCAACTGACTAAAAACTGGTCGCGGAGTACAGGTATTACTTTAGGAATTTTTCTCCAAGGTTTAGGCTTTATTATTGCCTTTTTAGGCCACAATTTAAGCTGGGAAGTTACAGCAGCTGTAGTTGCTACTTTGGGCGAAATGATTCTTGTGCCCTTCTCTCAAGCTTTGAGAGCCGATCTGATGGAAGGAGAACATGTGGGGACTTATACGGGCGCCTTTTCAGTTACTCAGCCAGTCGCTTCTGTACTCTCAGGTGTTTTGGTTTCAATGTCAGCAATTTATGGGAATATTGGCATGGCTATATTTATGGGAATAATTATCTTTTTAAGTATCCTCCCCTCACTGCGAGCTATTCGAATGCATGAAGCCTTATAG
- a CDS encoding Nramp family divalent metal transporter — MNDLKNQPHKLIYHTNGKSLQEINGTVKVPKDGKFFRTLLAYSGPGALVAVGYMDPGNWSTSITGGQNFQYLLISVILMSSLIAMLLQYMSAKLGIVSQMDLAQAIRARTSKTLGIILWVLTELAIMATDIAEVIGAAIALYLLFDIPLILAVFITVFDVFLLLLLTKVGFRKIEALVVCLILVILFIFSYQVALSNPDWKGIVEGFIPNTRTFATSPSIAGMTPLTGALGIIGATVMPHNLYLHSSISQSRKIDHSDDKDIARAVRFSTWDSNIQLSLAFVVNSLLLIMGVAVFKTGVIDDPSFFGLYDALSTPDLLSNGVLADVAKTGALSTLFAVALLASGQNSTITGTLTGQIIMEGFIHMRMPMWARRLITRLLSVVPVLICVTMTRGYSLKAQHEAINNLMNNSQVFLAFALPFSIIPLLMLTNSKNEMGKFKNNWIVQLFGWFSVIALTYLNLIGLPDQIESLFPKNLAYLADGTAFLLIVLVLALLIWTIFELYRGNRKLSLLNQKLSDS, encoded by the coding sequence ATGAATGATCTTAAAAATCAACCTCATAAGTTGATTTATCATACAAACGGAAAGTCTCTTCAAGAGATTAATGGAACAGTAAAAGTTCCAAAAGACGGTAAATTTTTTAGAACACTTCTTGCGTATTCAGGACCTGGAGCTTTAGTTGCTGTGGGTTACATGGATCCAGGAAACTGGTCTACCTCAATCACAGGTGGACAAAATTTTCAATATTTATTAATCTCTGTCATTTTGATGTCGAGCTTAATTGCCATGCTCCTTCAGTACATGTCAGCAAAACTTGGGATTGTTAGCCAGATGGACCTTGCCCAAGCTATCCGGGCACGAACCAGCAAAACTTTGGGCATCATCCTATGGGTGCTTACAGAGCTTGCGATTATGGCGACAGACATTGCGGAGGTTATTGGTGCAGCAATTGCTCTTTACCTGCTTTTCGATATTCCGCTTATTCTAGCGGTCTTTATCACGGTTTTTGATGTCTTTTTACTCTTACTCCTCACAAAAGTAGGCTTTAGGAAGATTGAAGCACTTGTTGTCTGTCTCATATTAGTGATTTTATTTATTTTCAGCTATCAAGTTGCCTTGTCTAATCCCGACTGGAAAGGAATTGTGGAAGGTTTTATTCCAAATACACGAACCTTTGCTACTTCTCCTTCTATTGCAGGAATGACACCTTTAACTGGTGCTCTTGGTATCATTGGGGCAACTGTAATGCCACACAATCTTTATCTTCATTCTTCAATTTCACAAAGCCGTAAAATTGACCACAGTGACGATAAAGATATTGCGCGAGCTGTTCGTTTTTCAACTTGGGATTCCAATATCCAATTAAGTTTAGCTTTTGTTGTAAATTCGCTTTTGCTCATTATGGGTGTTGCGGTATTTAAGACCGGCGTCATTGACGACCCCTCATTTTTCGGTCTTTACGATGCCCTTTCGACACCAGATTTATTAAGCAATGGTGTACTTGCGGATGTTGCTAAAACAGGCGCTTTATCTACCTTATTTGCCGTAGCTTTACTGGCTTCCGGGCAAAATTCGACTATCACGGGGACTTTAACAGGACAAATCATCATGGAAGGGTTTATCCATATGCGCATGCCAATGTGGGCGCGTCGTCTCATCACGCGCTTGCTCTCTGTTGTTCCTGTCTTGATTTGTGTTACGATGACGCGGGGATACAGTCTAAAAGCACAGCATGAAGCCATTAACAACCTCATGAATAATTCGCAAGTCTTTCTTGCTTTTGCGCTGCCTTTCTCCATTATCCCTCTGCTCATGCTTACAAATAGTAAAAATGAAATGGGGAAATTTAAAAACAATTGGATTGTTCAACTCTTTGGGTGGTTCTCTGTCATTGCCTTGACTTATCTTAACCTTATTGGCCTACCAGACCAAATTGAAAGTCTATTCCCTAAGAATCTTGCCTACCTTGCAGATGGAACAGCATTTCTTCTTATTGTTTTAGTTCTTGCGTTACTCATTTGGACTATATTTGAACTCTACCGCGGCAACAGAAAACTTTCCCTGCTTAATCAAAAACTATCTGATTCATAA
- a CDS encoding GntR family transcriptional regulator: MYKYREIYADIKRDILTNHYRAGTLLPTQEFFAEKYKVSRITLKKSLTLLENEGLIFSKQGSGTYIRPRVEETTELLPLDLPIGVTYSHRDQEIKSKILFFDARLPSTEEQKHLLLNKTDPVYEFKRLRILNGKAYSFEHVVMPSYIAPITEEILEGSVYDYLGQEAKLQLVDAKRVIYADQADEEVSKNLEIECHSPVLVIEQTAYDQKGHAFEFSKSYFISNQTKFALDIHLKKN; encoded by the coding sequence TTGTACAAATACCGTGAAATTTACGCTGACATCAAACGCGACATCCTGACCAACCATTATCGTGCGGGGACGCTTCTCCCTACACAAGAGTTTTTTGCTGAAAAGTATAAGGTCTCGCGCATTACTTTAAAAAAATCCCTCACCTTACTCGAAAATGAAGGATTAATTTTTAGTAAACAAGGCTCCGGAACTTACATTCGTCCAAGAGTGGAAGAAACCACAGAGCTTCTGCCTTTAGATTTACCGATTGGTGTAACTTATTCGCATCGTGATCAAGAGATTAAAAGTAAAATACTTTTTTTTGATGCACGTTTACCATCGACAGAAGAGCAAAAGCATCTTCTGCTGAATAAAACAGATCCGGTTTACGAATTTAAACGTCTTCGTATTTTGAATGGCAAAGCCTATAGTTTTGAACATGTTGTCATGCCAAGCTACATCGCTCCTATCACAGAAGAAATCTTAGAAGGCTCTGTCTATGACTATCTAGGACAGGAAGCAAAGCTACAACTCGTGGATGCTAAACGTGTCATTTACGCTGATCAGGCCGATGAGGAAGTAAGCAAAAACCTGGAAATTGAGTGTCATTCGCCTGTACTGGTTATTGAGCAAACAGCTTATGACCAAAAAGGACACGCTTTTGAATTTTCTAAATCCTACTTTATTAGTAACCAAACGAAATTTGCCCTTGATATTCATCTCAAAAAGAATTAA
- a CDS encoding class I SAM-dependent methyltransferase: MKENKYNNQEFFSKYAQMERSKSGLEAAGEWSELRKILPDFQNKKVLDLGCGYGWHCKYAVDNGASYVLGTDISSKMLEHAASKNSDEKISYQCIAMEDLHLEPASFDVVLSSLALHYIEDLTPLFSNIYTCLTTGGQFVFSVEHPLFTASGLQDWIYDAKGEIEHFPVDNYFYEGKRKVSFLGEEVTKYHRTLTTYLTTLLQLGFELQHVIEPQPPKQMLVFKEMRDELRRPMMLIVSARKK, encoded by the coding sequence GTGAAAGAAAACAAATATAATAATCAAGAATTTTTTTCCAAATACGCTCAAATGGAGCGTTCAAAATCAGGGTTAGAAGCTGCTGGAGAATGGTCAGAGCTACGAAAGATTTTACCTGACTTTCAGAACAAGAAAGTTTTGGACCTTGGCTGTGGATACGGTTGGCACTGCAAATATGCTGTTGACAATGGAGCGTCTTATGTCCTCGGCACAGATATTTCGAGTAAAATGTTAGAACACGCGGCAAGTAAAAACTCAGATGAGAAAATAAGTTATCAATGTATAGCTATGGAGGACTTACACCTTGAACCGGCTTCCTTTGATGTGGTTCTGAGCTCATTGGCATTACATTACATTGAAGATTTAACTCCGCTTTTTTCTAACATATATACGTGCTTAACTACCGGTGGTCAATTTGTGTTTTCGGTAGAACATCCCCTTTTTACTGCATCGGGTCTGCAAGATTGGATTTATGATGCAAAAGGAGAAATAGAGCACTTTCCTGTAGACAATTATTTCTATGAGGGAAAACGTAAAGTGTCCTTCTTAGGAGAAGAAGTAACTAAATATCATCGGACTTTAACTACATATCTCACTACATTGCTACAACTTGGCTTTGAACTTCAGCATGTGATTGAACCACAGCCACCTAAACAAATGTTGGTATTTAAGGAAATGCGCGATGAGCTGAGACGGCCGATGATGCTGATCGTTTCTGCAAGGAAAAAATAA
- a CDS encoding cation:proton antiporter — MSAVSFIAVMLIGVIAANVIKEFFPKISETFILIGVGILLSFLPEFRHFELEPEFFMMLIIAPLMFNEGSKTSLKEVRKNFRGIFFLSITLAVVTVLFVAALTTKIMGSWIFPLAICFAAIVTPTDSVAVKSIIAGKKMPQGVNEAVEFESLFNDASGLVLLSLGLSVLESGHFSIWNGLGQFAFVSIGGILIGLIVGAFLVRIRIAINLRATNPEATIIPISILTPFALYLLAEHFGTSGVLAVVAAGLIHNFEGDMLKLTSTNVQLTNNTIWEILSGILNNFVFILLGVSLFGIWDIFKSLGLVEAVILFFISALVYVLMLFIRKFWTNQRGNRSIEHFFSNDKKERSKDSTIFALSGAHGTMTLAMAFSLPLNTAILSTENREIIISMATIVILLSLIVPTFILPKLLSPMKAASSDNIDSVRNDMVDYAILHMMQVIEDSKVRSSLTKQLQSQKGLQIPDHNRSSRLLENIVTWQETLLDSSDIQENFSPKAIEYFRIYLENSSKRAMSKKIRRMFSRRRQLRGADQSEMQEFMAVRNDLGRLEEVLYEATMEKLNRLEKERFEKKITHFSDIEEVKRVFENRHYRIRNEIQEETIVPNELLIEAFQLEYQYVLDQVKSEAISKETSNKLFKEINNAQVLQLQNQ, encoded by the coding sequence ATGTCAGCCGTTAGTTTCATAGCTGTAATGTTGATTGGGGTCATTGCGGCAAATGTAATCAAAGAATTTTTCCCCAAAATATCTGAAACCTTTATTTTGATTGGTGTAGGGATTCTTCTAAGTTTCTTACCCGAGTTTAGACACTTTGAATTAGAACCAGAGTTTTTCATGATGTTAATTATTGCGCCATTAATGTTTAATGAAGGCAGTAAAACATCTTTGAAAGAAGTGAGAAAAAATTTCAGAGGGATATTCTTTCTCTCTATTACTTTAGCCGTTGTAACTGTACTCTTTGTGGCCGCGTTGACCACAAAGATTATGGGCAGCTGGATTTTCCCCTTGGCAATATGTTTTGCTGCTATTGTTACGCCAACGGACTCTGTTGCTGTCAAATCCATTATTGCGGGTAAAAAAATGCCGCAAGGCGTGAATGAAGCTGTCGAGTTTGAATCTCTTTTCAATGATGCATCAGGCTTAGTTCTCTTGAGTTTGGGCCTTTCAGTGTTAGAAAGTGGGCATTTTAGTATTTGGAATGGACTTGGCCAGTTTGCTTTTGTTTCCATCGGGGGAATCCTTATTGGATTGATTGTTGGGGCTTTCTTAGTCCGTATTCGCATTGCGATTAACCTTCGTGCGACAAATCCAGAAGCAACGATTATTCCTATTTCTATTTTAACGCCCTTTGCTCTTTATTTACTCGCTGAGCATTTTGGAACCTCTGGAGTACTTGCAGTTGTCGCTGCAGGCTTAATCCATAACTTTGAAGGCGACATGCTTAAACTTACGTCAACCAATGTCCAACTCACCAATAATACCATCTGGGAAATATTGAGTGGTATTCTCAACAATTTTGTCTTTATTTTATTAGGAGTAAGTCTCTTTGGTATTTGGGATATCTTTAAATCATTGGGCTTAGTGGAAGCTGTAATACTGTTCTTCATTAGTGCTTTGGTTTACGTACTGATGTTATTTATACGGAAATTCTGGACCAATCAAAGAGGGAACCGTTCTATCGAACATTTCTTCTCAAATGATAAGAAGGAGCGCAGCAAAGATTCTACTATTTTTGCTCTATCAGGAGCACACGGAACAATGACATTGGCAATGGCTTTCTCTTTACCTCTGAATACTGCTATTTTGAGCACTGAAAATAGAGAAATTATTATTAGTATGGCAACGATTGTCATTTTGCTCAGTCTTATTGTACCGACCTTTATCTTGCCTAAGCTCTTGTCCCCAATGAAAGCTGCAAGTTCAGATAACATTGATAGTGTCCGAAATGACATGGTTGACTATGCTATTTTACATATGATGCAAGTGATAGAGGATAGTAAGGTTCGCAGTAGCTTAACAAAGCAATTGCAATCACAAAAAGGTTTGCAAATTCCCGATCATAATAGAAGTAGTCGGCTTTTAGAAAATATTGTGACTTGGCAAGAAACATTGCTGGATAGTTCCGATATTCAAGAAAACTTTTCACCAAAAGCGATTGAGTACTTCAGAATTTACTTGGAGAATAGCAGCAAGCGCGCGATGAGTAAAAAAATAAGAAGAATGTTTTCGAGAAGAAGACAATTACGCGGAGCTGATCAAAGTGAAATGCAAGAATTTATGGCCGTAAGGAATGATTTGGGACGTTTAGAGGAAGTTCTGTATGAAGCGACAATGGAAAAATTAAATCGTCTTGAAAAAGAACGCTTTGAGAAGAAGATTACTCATTTTAGTGACATTGAAGAAGTGAAGCGCGTCTTTGAAAACAGACATTACCGCATCCGTAATGAAATTCAAGAAGAAACAATCGTGCCTAATGAATTGCTTATTGAAGCTTTTCAACTCGAATATCAGTATGTACTGGACCAAGTTAAATCGGAAGCTATCTCGAAAGAAACAAGCAACAAACTCTTTAAAGAAATTAATAACGCACAAGTTTTACAACTGCAAAATCAATAA
- a CDS encoding metal-dependent transcriptional regulator, producing the protein MLKLTKNEQDYLKAIYTLERAGDDSAVSIQLIAKKLSVAAPSATEMIKRLAKKQLVDYAPYRGVNLSEQGNVQARFIIKSHRVWESFLVDKLGYSTEEVHEEAENLEHASSPKLVEYLYALLDYPAVDPHGSTIPSEVFWKKNKVEIPLNQAEESKSYYITTLNEEAQDFFEKLNINTPHFIRIIERLQDGSIILKEDNGQVSVIPQFLQEKILLMQRTGTVASALENENP; encoded by the coding sequence GTGTTAAAACTAACAAAAAATGAGCAGGATTATCTTAAGGCTATTTATACCTTGGAGCGTGCGGGAGATGATTCAGCTGTCAGTATACAACTTATTGCAAAAAAATTATCTGTCGCTGCGCCTAGCGCCACTGAAATGATTAAAAGATTAGCAAAAAAACAACTTGTGGACTATGCTCCCTATCGTGGTGTAAATTTATCAGAGCAAGGTAATGTTCAAGCACGCTTTATTATTAAAAGTCATCGGGTGTGGGAAAGTTTTTTAGTAGACAAACTTGGCTATTCTACAGAGGAAGTTCATGAAGAAGCTGAAAATTTGGAACATGCCTCTTCGCCGAAACTTGTTGAATACCTTTACGCTTTATTAGATTATCCTGCTGTTGATCCGCATGGTTCAACCATTCCTTCGGAAGTTTTTTGGAAAAAAAATAAAGTAGAAATTCCACTAAATCAAGCGGAGGAAAGTAAAAGTTACTATATCACAACTTTAAATGAGGAAGCACAGGACTTCTTTGAAAAGTTAAATATTAATACACCGCATTTTATTCGGATTATTGAGCGGCTTCAGGATGGGTCAATTATTCTGAAAGAGGATAATGGCCAGGTTTCTGTTATTCCTCAATTTTTACAAGAAAAGATCTTACTTATGCAAAGAACTGGAACCGTTGCTTCTGCTTTAGAAAACGAAAATCCTTAA
- the ndk gene encoding nucleoside-diphosphate kinase produces MEKTFFIIKPDGVQRGLVGEILKRIEQRGFQLEKLERRSAPNGDLIDKHYEALVDKDFYPNIRSYMTSGPVVIGVISGVEAISCWRTMMGTTNPSQAQPGTIRGDFAQSPEKGKAIKNIVHGSDSPESAEREIALWFT; encoded by the coding sequence ATGGAAAAAACTTTCTTTATTATTAAACCTGACGGCGTTCAACGTGGTCTTGTAGGTGAAATATTGAAACGAATCGAGCAGCGTGGTTTTCAGCTAGAGAAACTAGAACGACGTTCTGCTCCAAATGGAGACTTGATTGACAAGCACTACGAAGCATTAGTGGATAAAGATTTTTATCCTAACATTCGTAGTTATATGACTTCTGGACCAGTAGTTATTGGTGTAATATCTGGTGTAGAAGCTATTTCTTGCTGGCGCACAATGATGGGGACAACTAATCCTAGTCAAGCTCAACCAGGGACTATTCGTGGAGATTTTGCTCAATCGCCTGAAAAAGGTAAAGCTATTAAAAATATTGTCCATGGATCAGACTCACCAGAATCTGCAGAGCGAGAAATAGCGCTTTGGTTTACATAA